One Ahaetulla prasina isolate Xishuangbanna chromosome 1, ASM2864084v1, whole genome shotgun sequence DNA window includes the following coding sequences:
- the FAM171B gene encoding protein FAM171B gives MPGMRGRPPISSRLGLAAATFFLLLLLLLLKSRPGSAAATGAVGLTRRPQQRASSSTPSSSMAAPAPMFTLKVQVNDIISHQYLHKAVVDIFVNYTKTNSTLTGKNGAVLIQVPYQLGLSLTIVSYKDGYMLTPLPWKTGRMPIYSSVTLSLFPQSQANIWLFDDTVLITGKLSEAKSQPSVQFPKYLIKLPVNHHITNVTAYLTVPQQFLKAEHFFYTTGILLNKSGVKSIELTPLAAICVNIFSSGKELQVDGSIQITLPLLPTSAVKAGEPISAWTFDMKTGAWINRGLGMVKNINDHLVWTYTAPSLGYWIAAPLSGTRDSIITTVTKDITAYHTVFLTAILGGTVTIIAGFFALLLCYCRDRCGHPKKKKKSPTKLDILKKDQTTSTSHINHIGAAKGSLKPEDKSRLYSPRVAFYSPQRRVSAEGEERKAQDSFKVYTEGTPLYQLSGKNLQCRSSPQALEAKTELRHLPPVKHFNGSLPPSQNVQEQNQYLPMTEEIYGLSSLPEQLLHLYSQPGAMLQTSELFHSQEQLHAAKSATLPRKGQLVYTPVMESMNHENYTQTLPKMPMHAHLQEPTSRDETVAIDRQQGLSPQTANWGRYTSSLLESVSVPGTLNEAVVMTPFSSELQGISEQTLLELSKGKQCPHPRAWFVSLDGKPIAQVRHSFIDLKKGRKTESNDTSLDSGVDMNEHNPSRKLEREKTFIKSTQQSKILYLEDLDLSTSECGTMLSTPEDQAVKHMPEGSNDPIIEQALLEEMPRRKNTAKKHEASPPPGKKQGRPRLTKTEGKTNIWKKRDERPLIPKN, from the exons CACCTATGTTTACCCTGAAAGTGCAAGTTAATGATATAATCAGTCATCAGTACCTACACAAAGCTGTTGTGGACATCTTTGTCAACTATACTAAAACAAATTCTACTCTAACTGGAAAGAATGGAGCAGTATTGATACAGGTTCCCTATCAGCTAGGTCTGAGTTTAACCATTGTTTCTTATAAAGATGGTTACATGCTAACACCTTTACCTTGGAAAACTGGGAGAATGCCAA TATATTCATCTGTTACACTTTCATTGTTTCCCCAAAGCCAAGCAAATATATGGCTGTTTGATGATACAGTTTTAATCACTGGGAAACTATCTG AAGCCAAATCTCAGCCAAGTGTTCAGTTTCCAAAATACTTAATTAAACTTCCTGTGAACCACCATATCACCAATGTAACAGCGTATCTTACAGTACCACAGCAGTTTTTAAAAGCGGAGCATTTCTTTTATACAACAGgaattcttttaaataaatcag GTGTCAAAAGTATTGAACTGACTCCCCTTGCTGCAATTTGCGTAAACATATTTTCAAGTGGGAAAGAACTGCAGGTGGATGGCTCCATTCAGATCACCTTACCTCTTCTGCCTACAAGCGCGGtaaaagcaggagaacctatctcAGCCTGGACTTTTGATATGAAAACGG GTGCTTGGATTAATCGTGGTTTAGGAATGGTAAAGAACATCAATGATCACTTAGTATGGACGTATACTGCTCCAAGTCTGGGATATTGGATAGCAGCCCCATTGTCTGGAACCAGAG ATTCCATTATTACAACAGTTACAAAAGATATCACTGCCTACCACACAGTATTCCTCACGGCGATATTAGGAGGCACTGTCACCATCATTGCTGGGTTCTTTGCACTTCTGCTTTGCTATTGCAG gGATAGATGTGGtcatccaaaaaagaaaaaaaaaagtcctaccaagctagacattttaaaaaaagaccagaCAACTTCAACAAGTCACATAAATCATATCGGTGCAGCCAAAGGGTCTCTGAAGCCAGAGGACAAATCTAGATTGTATTCACCCAGAGTAGCATTTTATAGCCCCCAGAGACGGGTTTCAGCTGAAGGTGAGGAGAGGAAAGCCCAAGACAGTTTTAAAGTTTACACAGAAGGTACTCCTCTGTATCAACTCTCTGGCAAAAATCTCCAGTGTAGGAGCTCTCCCCAGGCCTTGGAAGCCAAAACAGAATTGAGGCATCTTCCACCAGTTAAACACTTCAATGGAAGTCTTCCTCCTTCCCAAAATGTACAAGAACAGAATCAGTATCTCCCAATGACTGAGGAAATCTATGGACTCTCTTCCCTCCCAGAACAATTACTGCATCTCTATAGCCAGCCTGGTGCTATGCTTCAAACATCTGAGCTATTTCACTCCCAGGAGCAATTGCATGCTGCAAAGTCAGCTACTTTACCAAGAAAAGGACAGTTAGTCTACACCCCTGTGATGGAGAGTATGAATCACGAAAATTACACCCAGACATTGCCCAAAATGCCAATGCACGCTCACTTGCAGGAACCAACTTCCAGAGATGAAACAGTGGCTATAGATAGGCAACAAGGCTTGTCTCCTCAGACTGCCAACTGGGGCCGCTACACTAGTAGCTTGCTGGAGTCGGTTTCTGTCCCAGGAACGTTAAATGAAGCTGTGGTGATGACACCATTTTCATCAGAACTTCAGGGGATTTCAGAGCAAACCTTACTTGAGCTTTCAAAAGGAAAACAGTGTCCACATCCAAGAGCGTGGTTTGTGTCACTGGATGGCAAACCAATAGCTCAAGTGAGGCATTCGTTCATTGATCTCAAAAAGGGCAGGAAGACTGAGAGCAATGATACTAGTTTAGACTCAGGTGTGGACATGAATGAGCATAATCCAAGTCGAAAATTGGAGAGGgagaaaacttttattaaaagcaCACAGCAGTCTAAGATACTTTACCTAGAAGACTTGGATCTGAGTACCAGTGAATGTGGGACCATGCTTTCAACCCCGGAGGATCAGGCTGTGAAGCACATGCCAGAAGGAAGCAATGACCCCATCATAGAGCAAGCGCTCCTGGAAGAGATGCCTAGAAGAAAAAACACAGCAAAAAAACACGAGGCCAGCCCTCCCCCTGGGAAGAAACAGGGAAGACCACGTCTAACTAAGacagaaggcaaaacaaacatctggaaaaagagagacgagagaccaCTCATTCCAAAAAATTAA